Proteins found in one Sardina pilchardus chromosome 3, fSarPil1.1, whole genome shotgun sequence genomic segment:
- the LOC134077384 gene encoding cytochrome P450 3A40-like yields MLPSFSVETWSLLVLFVTLLLIYGTWPYGYFKNLGITGPRPWPFLGSFGSMMTQGFIKFDAECLQKYGKMWGIFEGRSPMLMVLDTGVIKTVMVKEFYTSFTNRRKGQFSGALADAITSVEDEKWKRIRNSLSPTFTSGRMREVFPIAARYADNLIEYIKKLNLKESINIKDLFGLYNMDVLTSASFSVETDSINNPNDPFVANVKKLMNFNPLNPVFLITILFPSLVPYLEKLGISLFSPAIVDYLFSSIQKIREQHQDNEHERVDFLQLMIRSQISDEEAEKSSKDRPVKGLTDHEILSQSFIFIIAGYETTRTTLASITYNIATNPDVLSKLVEEIDSMFPNNAPVTYEKLMNLEYLDMVINESMRVWTPAPRLERMCKQTVVINGVTIPKGTLVAVPVHLLHHDPELWPSPETFKPERFSKENKESLDPYAYLPFGIGPRNCIGMRFALISMKLIIVQVLQNFNLETCKETQIPMELDFLYRPKKPIMLKFVPRSDFSAKE; encoded by the exons TTATGGAACCTGGCCTTATGGATATTTCAAAAACCTGGGTATCACTGGACCTCGGCCGTGGCCCTTCCTGGGGTCTTTTGGATCAATGATGACACAA GGATTTATCAAATTTGATGCAGAGTGCCTCCAAAAATATGGAAAAATGTGGGG GATTTTTGAGGGCAGATCACCAATGTTGATGGTGTTGGACACTGGGGTCATAAAGACTGTTATGGTCAAGGAGTTTTACACTTCCTTCACCAACAGAAGG AAAGGCCAATTCTCTGGAGCATTGGCGGATGCAATAACTTCTGTTGAAGATGAAAAGTGGAAGAGAATCCGGAACAGCCTCTCTCCAACTTTCACAAGTGGACGAATGAGAGAG GTTTTTCCCATAGCTGCAAGATATGCAGACAACTTAAtagaatatataaaaaaactaaacttaaagGAATCAATTAACATAAAAGA CCTGTTTGGTTTATACAATATGGATGTTCTGACTAGTGCTTCATTCAGTGTGGAGACTGATTCCATCAACAACCCAAATGATCCATTTGTTGCCAATGTAAAGAAACTGATGAATTTCAACCCTCTCAATCCAGTCTTTCTCATTACTA ttCTGTTTCCTTCACTGGTTCCTTATTTGGAGAAATTAGGAATAAGCCTCTTTTCACCAGCTATCGTCGATTATCTCTTCAGTTCTATCCAGAAGATTAGAGAGCAGCACCAAGACAATGAGCAT GAGAGAGTAGACTTCTTGCAACTCATGATACGCTCTCAAATCTCAGATGAGGAAGCTGAGAAAAGCAGCAAAGATCGACCTGTTAAAG GACTGACAGATCATGAAATCCTCTCCCAGTCATTCATATTTATCATCGCTGGATACGAAACAACCAGAACCACTCTCGCTTCTATTACCTACAATATTGCAACAAATCCAGATGTTCTTAGTAAGCTTGTGGAAGAGATTGACTCAATGTTTCCAAACAAT GCACCTGTCACCTATGAAAAGCTCATGAATCTGGAGTATCTGGATATGGTCATCAATGAATCCATGCGAGTGTGGACACCAGCTCCACGTCTAGAGAGGATGTGCAAACAGACAGTGGTAATAAATGGAGTCACAATCCCTAAAGGCACTCTCGTTGCTGTACCTGTGCATCTATTACACCATGACCCAGAGCTGTGGCCTTCCCCTGAGACTTTCAAACCAGAGAG GTTCAGCAAAGAAAATAAGGAGAGCCTTGATCCATACGCTTACCTTCCCTTTGGTATTGGACCGCGCAATTGCATTGGAATGAGATTTGCTCTTATTTCGATGAAATTGATTATTGTACAGGTGCTCCAAAACTTCAACCTGGAGACATGCAAAGAGACTCAG ATACCAATGGAACTTGATTTCTTGTATCGGCCAAAAAAGCCTATAATGCTTAAGTTTGTACCAAGATCGGATTTCAGTGCTAAAGAATGA